A single window of Dermochelys coriacea isolate rDerCor1 chromosome 14, rDerCor1.pri.v4, whole genome shotgun sequence DNA harbors:
- the LOC119842663 gene encoding C-type lectin domain family 2 member D-like: protein MHHKGPSNHWVGLRREPGQPWRWVDGAAFNHLFEVRGAGLCAYLDDGVVNSAGCDTERKWACSKPDGQTGGKQRAPKC, encoded by the exons ATGCACCATAAAGGCCCCTCCAATCACTGGGTTGGACTCCGGAGGGAACCAGGCCAGCCCTGGAGATGGGTGGATGGTGCTGCATTCAACCACCT CTTTGAGGTCAGAGGAGCCGGACTCTGCGCTTACCTGGATGACGGCGTTGTGAACAGCGCGGGTTGTGACACCGAGAGGAAGTGGGCCTGCAGCAAgccggacggacagacgggggggaAGCAAAGGGCCCCAAAGTGTTAA